A genome region from Chelonia mydas isolate rCheMyd1 chromosome 12, rCheMyd1.pri.v2, whole genome shotgun sequence includes the following:
- the HSBP1 gene encoding heat shock factor-binding protein 1 isoform X1, which translates to MAETDPKTVQDLTAVVQTLLQQMQDKFQTMSDQIIGRIDDMSCRIDDLEKNIADLMTQAGVEELEGENKMPATHKS; encoded by the exons ATGGCCGAGACTGACCCCAAGACCGTGCAGGATCTCACCGCCGTG GTACAGACACTGCTTCAACAGATGCAAGACAAATTTCAGACCATGTCTGACCAGATTATTGGAAGAA TTGATGACATGAGTTGTCGCATTGATGACCTGGAGAAAAACATTGCAGACCTCATGACACAAGCAGGAGTGGAAGAATTGGAAGGAGAGAACAAGATGCCCGCTACTCACAAGAGTTAA
- the HSBP1 gene encoding heat shock factor-binding protein 1 isoform X2 produces the protein MAETDPKTVQDLTAVVQTLLQQMQDKFQTMSDQIIGRIDDMSCRIDDLEKNIADLMTQAGVEELEGENKMPATHKRLPVI, from the exons ATGGCCGAGACTGACCCCAAGACCGTGCAGGATCTCACCGCCGTG GTACAGACACTGCTTCAACAGATGCAAGACAAATTTCAGACCATGTCTGACCAGATTATTGGAAGAA TTGATGACATGAGTTGTCGCATTGATGACCTGGAGAAAAACATTGCAGACCTCATGACACAAGCAGGAGTGGAAGAATTGGAAGGAGAGAACAAGATGCCCGCTACTCACAAGAG GTTGCCAgtaatttaa